The DNA window CCCGGCCACCTGCCCGTCGTCCCCCCGGTAGGACCGCGCCATTGGCAGCATCCAGGATTGCGTGACGCGGCCCATGACGGGACGGCCGATGACAAGGCCCTTCTTTGTGCCCGCCATGAGTGTCAGAAAGTAATCACGGTCGGCGTAGTTGGCCTTTCGGGCCTGCAACGAGCTTGAATCCATGATGATGTCCCCCCGGCTGTCGATGACATAGACATCCATCAGGCCTACAACACGCAACGGACGGTCAAACAGCAACTGGTGGCGCAGTTCGTGCGGCAGCTCCATGATGCCGGGCTGCTCCAGCTTGGATGTCACATCCAGCAATGATTGGTCCATCACGCGCAGCGTCCAGCCAATGGATTGCTCCAGCGCTGTCACCAGATTGCTGTTGGTGCGCGCGGCAAAATCCCATTCATCCGACCGCATCGTCCAGATCGTGCGCGCCACCATGGCGCCAATGCCCATGCTCAGCAACAGTGCCAGCCAGATCAGGCGTTGGGAAAAAAAATGGCGCATGGACTTCATGGAGGGCTGCTTGTGCATTGTAGGTGCAAGCAAACATTTGATTACCAATGAACAGGCGTGCGGGCGGCGTCAGCGCCTTGCGACCCCCGCGCCACGCACCTCGATGCGCACCTCATCGAGCACCGTGCCCCGCGCATCGGTCAGCTGCACCACATGGCGGCCCGGCCACGGCAGCCAGGCCCATTGCACGCCCCGGCCTACGGGCTTGCCATCCATGCGCCAGCGCAGCGGCATGCCCGCCGCAGGGCCGCCCGCCTCGAACTGCAGGCGCTGGCGCAGCGGGGGAATATCGGGGTCGAGCGCGATGATGGTGCCCGACACCGGTGTGGCAATGTGCACCGCAGAAAGAGGGGCCGCCCCGCCTGCAGTGGTTGCGGGCTGCCCCCTGTTTTTTAAGTGTTTTTGGCCTTTAACGACCGTAGATAAAGCGCCACCAGCTACGATATCCATAGCAAAAATGCCTTGCTGCGTGCCCGGTACGAACCATTCGCTGCGCGCCGCCTCCAGCGGCAGGGGGCTGCCAGGGGCGGGCCCAAAGCGCACGGCGGTGCGCACCAGGGTGCGCGGCGGTGCGGGCGCGCGGCTGGGCGTGTGCGCGTGCAGGTAGGCCATCACGGCCGCCCAGACCGGGGCCGCGCCGCTGCTGCCGCTCACATCGTGCATGGCCGCGCCGCTGGCGTTGCCCACCCACACGCCCACGGTGTAGCGTGCAGACCAGCCCACGGCCCAGTTGTCGCGCATGTCCTTGCTGGTGCCGGTTTTGACGGCGCTCCAGAAGCGCGTGGCCAGCACGCTGTCGGTGCCGAAGGTGCGCGCCCGGGCGTTGCCGTCGGACAGGATGTCGCCCACGATGAACGCCGCCTGGGCGCCCAGCACCGGCCGCAAGGCGGGTACCACCTTGCGCACGGGCAGCACCGGCGGAGCCACCGGACTGTAGCGCCCCCCATTGGCCAGGGCGCGGTAGGCGTTGGCCAGGTGCAGCAGGGGCACCTCGCTGCTGCCCAGGGCAAGGCTGTAGCCAAAATAGCCCCCGCTCTCGCGCAGCGGCAGGCCCAGCGCCACCAGTTGCCGAAAGAACGCATCGGGCGAGACCATGACCAGGGTGCGCACCGCCGGCACATTGAGCGAGGACGCCAGCGCCGTGCGCACCGACACCCAGCCCTTGAACTGGCGGTCGTAGTTTTGCGGAATGTAGAGCCCCCCCGCCGTGGCAATGTGGGCAGAAGAGTCCTCGATGAGCGAGGCGGCGGTCAGCCGCCGCTGATCAATCGCCTGTGCATACAAAAAAGGCTTGAGG is part of the Simplicispira sp. 125 genome and encodes:
- the pbpC gene encoding penicillin-binding protein 1C, with product MFHRLLRLISIDRPTGLRPRWELVAPWRCAWWVGLALGPSLAWALPTFDEVRQDFQSSETVLLSREGEVLQRVRTDAQVRRGAWVPLADVSPALRTAMVLSEDKRFYAHSGVDWRAATAAAWGNLWNQRTRGASTLTMQLAGLLDSPDMADLRQRPGGRSVVQKLGQTVAAQVLDRRWRKDQILEAYLNLVPFRGELVGIDALSRTLFGKAAHGLDDREAAVAAALVRGPNAAPAVVTQRACGMLRDMQGKAPGPRVDCDALDLFVSAALQRRGWAASEGVAPHFARRALAQAEGGAAPPARITTTLRAPLQRFAVQTLEQHLRELQGRQVEDGAIVVLDNATGEVLAWVGSSGLLSQAAEVDGVLALRQPGSTLKPFLYAQAIDQRRLTAASLIEDSSAHIATAGGLYIPQNYDRQFKGWVSVRTALASSLNVPAVRTLVMVSPDAFFRQLVALGLPLRESGGYFGYSLALGSSEVPLLHLANAYRALANGGRYSPVAPPVLPVRKVVPALRPVLGAQAAFIVGDILSDGNARARTFGTDSVLATRFWSAVKTGTSKDMRDNWAVGWSARYTVGVWVGNASGAAMHDVSGSSGAAPVWAAVMAYLHAHTPSRAPAPPRTLVRTAVRFGPAPGSPLPLEAARSEWFVPGTQQGIFAMDIVAGGALSTVVKGQKHLKNRGQPATTAGGAAPLSAVHIATPVSGTIIALDPDIPPLRQRLQFEAGGPAAGMPLRWRMDGKPVGRGVQWAWLPWPGRHVVQLTDARGTVLDEVRIEVRGAGVARR